A single window of Salminus brasiliensis chromosome 18, fSalBra1.hap2, whole genome shotgun sequence DNA harbors:
- the LOC140539763 gene encoding NLR family CARD domain-containing protein 3-like isoform X1: protein MKNNESMEAAQNFSSGGGSNVNRTKTQRAISPEPSCVKSDKSMEPAQNFSSGAGSSNIQKKKRNIPRDKLEHIFKKLQQKFISLVKTELTTFMKLLSADYPAGSEREVEDEDDQRVGREGVLKITLHILRNMNETDLANTLESKMAPACHKKLKSKLRDKCQRINEGISGHRNTTLLNEIYTELYITEGGGGDVNQEHEVKQIETASRKRATQETPTKCSDIFKSLPEKNRPIRTVLTKGVAGIGKTVSVQKFVLDWAEGKENQDVLFIFPLPLRELNLMKEKKLSLVNLLHCIFPETQDLKPRHFKSYKIILIFDGLDECRLPLDFQNNENLVDIEEQTSVDVLLTNLIRGNLLPSALLWITSRPAAISLIPPECVDLVTEVQGFSDPQKQEYFYKRISDQDLANKVFTHIRSSRSLYIMCHIPVFCWIAASVLERMLSDAESGEIPKTLTQMFTHFLIFQIKHKSQKYSGKSDLDLHQTRESILALGKLAFQQLEKGNLIFYEEDLMESGIDIREVSVYSGVCTQIFRDEHELHLGKVFSFVHLSVQEFLAAIYAFLNRKVLNQPTSTLSKPFSRSTMSDFLNSAVDKALESESGHLDLFLRFLLGLSLESSQTLLQAVLTPIERGSHSNEDTVKHIKEKIKENASPEKSINLFHCLNELNDHSLVQEVQKYLRRDSECSIHQASLSVAQWSALVFILLNSEEELDEFDLSKYQPSEECLLRLLPVVKASRRALLAFCNVGVDTCKSLGSSLHLETSLKELDLSNNDLQDSGVELISAGMKSSHCKLQILRLSGCMVTKKGCSFLDAALSSNLLHLKELDLTYNHPGKSGKKLLLARLKDTQCTLRVEHGGDMRIKPGLKKYACELTLDPNTAHRRLCLSEGNRKVVCVEEEQSYPDHPERFEVWRQVMGRETVSGRCYWEAEWSGWGADVVLTYKTISRKGGGNNCGFGRNENSWMLTCCDGRYTAYHNNNRTVLQSPPSNCKRIGAYVDYLAGTLSFYSVSSDTLTHLHTFNTTFTQPLYAGFGVDQASLVRLCEIE, encoded by the exons CAtccaaaagaagaaaagaaacattcccAGGGACAAATTGGAGCATATATTCAAA AAGCTGCAGCAGAAATTTATCTCTCTAGTGAAGACCGAGCTGACCACATTCATGAAGCTACTGAGTGCAGATTACCCAGCAGGCTCTGAAAGAGAAgtggaggatgaggatgatcagagagtggggagagagggggTACTGAAGATAACACTGCACATCTTGAGGAACATGAATGAGACAGACCTCGCTAACACACTAGAGAGCA AAATGGCCCCAGCTTGTCATAAAAAGCTGAAATCCAAACTGAGGGATAAATGTCAGAGAATTAATGAAGGAATCTCTGGCCATAGAAACACAACACTTCTGAATGagatctacacagagctctaCATCACAGAGGGAGGAGGTGGGGATGTCAATCAGGAACATGAGGTGAAGCAGATTGAAACTGCATCCAGGAAAAGGGCAACACAGGAGACACCAACCAAATGCAGTGATATCTTTAAATCATTACCAGAAAAGAACCGTCCCATCAGAACTGTACTGACTAAAGGAGTTGCTGGAATTGGAAAAACAGTCTCTGTGCAGAAGTTCGTTCTGGATTGGGCTGAAGGAAAAGAAAACCAGGATGTTCTCTTCATATTTCCACTTCCTTTAAGAGAACTGAATCtgatgaaggagaagaagctCAGTCTGGTGAATCTTCTTCATTGTATCTTTCCAGAAACACAAGATTTAAAACCAAGACATTTTAAGAGCTACAAAATCATCCTCATCTTTGATGGTCTGGATGAGTGTCGACTGCCTCTAGATTTCCAGAACAATGAGAACTTGGTGGATATAGAAGAGCAAACCTCAGTGGATGTTCTGCTGACGAACCTCATCAGGGGGAATCTGCTTCCCTCAGCTCTCCTCTGGATCACCTCTCGGCCAGCAGCAATCAGTCTGATCCCTCCGGAGTGTGTTGATCTGGTGACAGAAGTGCAGGGTTTTAGTGACCCTCAGAAACAAGAGTACTTCTATAAGAGGATCAGTGATcaggacctggccaacaaagtCTTTACACACATCAGGTCTTCAAGAAGCCTCTACATCATGTGCCACATACCGGTCTTCTGCTGGATAGCAGCCAGTGTTCTGGAGAGAATGCTTAGTGATGCTGAGAGTGGAGAAATCCCCAAAACTCTGACGCAAATGTTCACACACTTCCTGATCTTTCAGATCAAACACAAGAGCCAGAAGTACAGTGGAAAAAGTGACCTTGATCTTCACCAGACTAGAGAAAGTATTCTGGCTCTGGGGAAACTGGCTTTCCAGCAGCTTGAAAAAGGAAACCTAATCTTTTATGAGGAAGACCTGATGGAGAGTGGCATTGATATTAGAGAAGTGTCTGTGTACTCAGGAGTGTGCACCCAGATCTTCAGAGACGAACATGAGCTGCACCTGGGGAAGGTCTTCAGCTTTGTACATCTGAGCGTTCAGGAGTTTCTTGCTGCTATATATGCATTTCTCAACAGAAAGGTTTTGAATCAGCCAACCAGTACACTCTCCAAGCCTTTCAGCAGGTCAACGATGAGTGACTTTCTCAATAGTGCAGTGGACAAAGCCTTAGAGAGTGAGAGTGGACACCTGGACCTGTTTCTTCGCTTCCTTCTGGGTCTCTCACTGGAGTCTAGTCAGACTTTATTACAAGCTGTTCTGACACCAATAGAGAGGGGTTCTCACAGCAACGAGGATACAGTCAAACACATCAAGGAGAAGATTAAGGAAAACGCCTCTCCAGAGAAATCCATCAATCTGTTCCACTGTTTGaatgaactgaatgatcactctcTAGTGCAGGAAGTGCAGAAATACCTGAGGAGAGACAGTGAATGTTCAATTCACCAGGCCAGTCTCTctgtggctcagtggtcagcTCTGGTGTTTATACTGCTGAACTCAGAAGAAGAGCTGGACGAGTTTGACCTCAGTAAATATCAGCCATCAGAGGAGTGTCTTCTGAGGCTACTGCCAGTAGTCAAAGCATCCAGAAGAGCTCT ATTAGCTTTCTGCAATGTTGGTGTGGATACGTGTAAAAGTCTGGGATCAAGTTTACATCTGGAAACGTCCCTGAAAGAGTTGGACCTTAGTAACAATGACCttcaggattcaggagtggagctgatCTCTGCTGGAATGAAGAgctcacactgtaaactgcagattctcag ATTATCTGGTTGTATGGTCACAAAGAAAGGCTGTTCTTTTCTGGATGCAGCTCTGAGTTCAAACCTCCTCCACCTAAAAGAACTGGATCTAACCTACAATCACCCAGGAAAGTCAGGAAAGAAGCTGCTCTTGGCTAGACTGAAGGATACACAATGCACATTGAG AGTGGAACATGGAGGGGACATGAGAATCAAACCAGGACTAAAGAAAT ATGCCTGTGAACTCACACTGGacccaaacacagcacacagacGTCTCTGTCTGAGTGAGGGGAACAGAAAGGTGGTATGTGTGGAAGAGGAGCAGTCATATCCTGATCATCCAGAGAGGTTTGAAGTGTGGCGGCAGGTGATGggcagagagacagtgagtggacGCTGTTACTGGGAGGCTGAGTGGAGCGGATGGGGAGCTGATGTAGTTCTGACGTATAAAACTATCAGCAGGAAAGGAGGCGGTAATAACTGTGGGTTTGGACGGAATGAAAACTCCTGGATGCTGACCTGCTGTGATGGCAGATACACTGCTtatcacaacaacaacagaactGTTCTCCAGTCTCCTCCTTCCAACTGTAAGAGGATAGGAGCGTATGTGGACTATCTGGCCGGcactctgtccttctacagcgTCTCCTCGGACACACTCACCCACTTGCACACATTCAACACAACATTCACTCAACCCCTCTATGCTGGATTTGGTGTTGACCAGGCATCCTTAGTTCGTCTGTGTGAGATAgaataa
- the LOC140539763 gene encoding NACHT, LRR and PYD domains-containing protein 3-like isoform X2 — protein sequence MKSNESMEPAQNFSSGGGSSESWTKTQRAISPEPSCVKSDKSMEPAQNFSSGAGSSNIQKKKRNIPRDKLEHIFKKLQQKFISLVKTELTTFMKLLSADYPAGSEREVEDEDDQRVGREGVLKITLHILRNMNETDLANTLESKMAPACHKKLKSKLRDKCQRINEGISGHRNTTLLNEIYTELYITEGGGGDVNQEHEVKQIETASRKRATQETPTKCSDIFKSLPEKNRPIRTVLTKGVAGIGKTVSVQKFVLDWAEGKENQDVLFIFPLPLRELNLMKEKKLSLVNLLHCIFPETQDLKPRHFKSYKIILIFDGLDECRLPLDFQNNENLVDIEEQTSVDVLLTNLIRGNLLPSALLWITSRPAAISLIPPECVDLVTEVQGFSDPQKQEYFYKRISDQDLANKVFTHIRSSRSLYIMCHIPVFCWIAASVLERMLSDAESGEIPKTLTQMFTHFLIFQIKHKSQKYSGKSDLDLHQTRESILALGKLAFQQLEKGNLIFYEEDLMESGIDIREVSVYSGVCTQIFRDEHELHLGKVFSFVHLSVQEFLAAIYAFLNRKVLNQPTSTLSKPFSRSTMSDFLNSAVDKALESESGHLDLFLRFLLGLSLESSQTLLQAVLTPIERGSHSNEDTVKHIKEKIKENASPEKSINLFHCLNELNDHSLVQEVQKYLRRDSECSIHQASLSVAQWSALVFILLNSEEELDEFDLSKYQPSEECLLRLLPVVKASRRALLASCHLKQKACETLGSVLNLENSLKELDLTNNDLQDSGVELLSAGLSSLHCELETLRLAFCNVGVDTCKSLGSSLHLETSLKELDLSNNDLQDSGVELISAGMKSSHCKLQILRLSGCMVTKKGCSFLDAALSSNLLHLKELDLTYNHPGKSGKKLLLARLKDTQCTLRVEHGGDMRIKPGLKKYACELTLDPNTAHRRLCLSEGNRKVVCVEEEQSYPDHPERFEVWRQVMGRETVSGRCYWEAEWSGWGADVVLTYKTISRKGGGNNCGFGRNENSWMLTCCDGRYTAYHNNNRTVLQSPPSNCKRIGAYVDYLAGTLSFYSVSSDTLTHLHTFNTTFTQPLYAGFGVDQASLVRLCEIE from the exons CAtccaaaagaagaaaagaaacattcccAGGGACAAATTGGAGCATATATTCAAA AAGCTGCAGCAGAAATTTATCTCTCTAGTGAAGACCGAGCTGACCACATTCATGAAGCTACTGAGTGCAGATTACCCAGCAGGCTCTGAAAGAGAAgtggaggatgaggatgatcagagagtggggagagagggggTACTGAAGATAACACTGCACATCTTGAGGAACATGAATGAGACAGACCTCGCTAACACACTAGAGAGCA AAATGGCCCCAGCTTGTCATAAAAAGCTGAAATCCAAACTGAGGGATAAATGTCAGAGAATTAATGAAGGAATCTCTGGCCATAGAAACACAACACTTCTGAATGagatctacacagagctctaCATCACAGAGGGAGGAGGTGGGGATGTCAATCAGGAACATGAGGTGAAGCAGATTGAAACTGCATCCAGGAAAAGGGCAACACAGGAGACACCAACCAAATGCAGTGATATCTTTAAATCATTACCAGAAAAGAACCGTCCCATCAGAACTGTACTGACTAAAGGAGTTGCTGGAATTGGAAAAACAGTCTCTGTGCAGAAGTTCGTTCTGGATTGGGCTGAAGGAAAAGAAAACCAGGATGTTCTCTTCATATTTCCACTTCCTTTAAGAGAACTGAATCtgatgaaggagaagaagctCAGTCTGGTGAATCTTCTTCATTGTATCTTTCCAGAAACACAAGATTTAAAACCAAGACATTTTAAGAGCTACAAAATCATCCTCATCTTTGATGGTCTGGATGAGTGTCGACTGCCTCTAGATTTCCAGAACAATGAGAACTTGGTGGATATAGAAGAGCAAACCTCAGTGGATGTTCTGCTGACGAACCTCATCAGGGGGAATCTGCTTCCCTCAGCTCTCCTCTGGATCACCTCTCGGCCAGCAGCAATCAGTCTGATCCCTCCGGAGTGTGTTGATCTGGTGACAGAAGTGCAGGGTTTTAGTGACCCTCAGAAACAAGAGTACTTCTATAAGAGGATCAGTGATcaggacctggccaacaaagtCTTTACACACATCAGGTCTTCAAGAAGCCTCTACATCATGTGCCACATACCGGTCTTCTGCTGGATAGCAGCCAGTGTTCTGGAGAGAATGCTTAGTGATGCTGAGAGTGGAGAAATCCCCAAAACTCTGACGCAAATGTTCACACACTTCCTGATCTTTCAGATCAAACACAAGAGCCAGAAGTACAGTGGAAAAAGTGACCTTGATCTTCACCAGACTAGAGAAAGTATTCTGGCTCTGGGGAAACTGGCTTTCCAGCAGCTTGAAAAAGGAAACCTAATCTTTTATGAGGAAGACCTGATGGAGAGTGGCATTGATATTAGAGAAGTGTCTGTGTACTCAGGAGTGTGCACCCAGATCTTCAGAGACGAACATGAGCTGCACCTGGGGAAGGTCTTCAGCTTTGTACATCTGAGCGTTCAGGAGTTTCTTGCTGCTATATATGCATTTCTCAACAGAAAGGTTTTGAATCAGCCAACCAGTACACTCTCCAAGCCTTTCAGCAGGTCAACGATGAGTGACTTTCTCAATAGTGCAGTGGACAAAGCCTTAGAGAGTGAGAGTGGACACCTGGACCTGTTTCTTCGCTTCCTTCTGGGTCTCTCACTGGAGTCTAGTCAGACTTTATTACAAGCTGTTCTGACACCAATAGAGAGGGGTTCTCACAGCAACGAGGATACAGTCAAACACATCAAGGAGAAGATTAAGGAAAACGCCTCTCCAGAGAAATCCATCAATCTGTTCCACTGTTTGaatgaactgaatgatcactctcTAGTGCAGGAAGTGCAGAAATACCTGAGGAGAGACAGTGAATGTTCAATTCACCAGGCCAGTCTCTctgtggctcagtggtcagcTCTGGTGTTTATACTGCTGAACTCAGAAGAAGAGCTGGACGAGTTTGACCTCAGTAAATATCAGCCATCAGAGGAGTGTCTTCTGAGGCTACTGCCAGTAGTCAAAGCATCCAGAAGAGCTCT ACTAGCTTCATGTCACCTAAAACAAAAGGCTTGTGAAACTCTGGGATCAGTTTTAAACCTGGAAAactccctgaaagagctggaccttactaacaatgacctgcaggattcaggagtggagctgctctctgctggactgagtaGTTTACACTGTGAACTGGAGACACTCAG ATTAGCTTTCTGCAATGTTGGTGTGGATACGTGTAAAAGTCTGGGATCAAGTTTACATCTGGAAACGTCCCTGAAAGAGTTGGACCTTAGTAACAATGACCttcaggattcaggagtggagctgatCTCTGCTGGAATGAAGAgctcacactgtaaactgcagattctcag ATTATCTGGTTGTATGGTCACAAAGAAAGGCTGTTCTTTTCTGGATGCAGCTCTGAGTTCAAACCTCCTCCACCTAAAAGAACTGGATCTAACCTACAATCACCCAGGAAAGTCAGGAAAGAAGCTGCTCTTGGCTAGACTGAAGGATACACAATGCACATTGAG AGTGGAACATGGAGGGGACATGAGAATCAAACCAGGACTAAAGAAAT ATGCCTGTGAACTCACACTGGacccaaacacagcacacagacGTCTCTGTCTGAGTGAGGGGAACAGAAAGGTGGTATGTGTGGAAGAGGAGCAGTCATATCCTGATCATCCAGAGAGGTTTGAAGTGTGGCGGCAGGTGATGggcagagagacagtgagtggacGCTGTTACTGGGAGGCTGAGTGGAGCGGATGGGGAGCTGATGTAGTTCTGACGTATAAAACTATCAGCAGGAAAGGAGGCGGTAATAACTGTGGGTTTGGACGGAATGAAAACTCCTGGATGCTGACCTGCTGTGATGGCAGATACACTGCTtatcacaacaacaacagaactGTTCTCCAGTCTCCTCCTTCCAACTGTAAGAGGATAGGAGCGTATGTGGACTATCTGGCCGGcactctgtccttctacagcgTCTCCTCGGACACACTCACCCACTTGCACACATTCAACACAACATTCACTCAACCCCTCTATGCTGGATTTGGTGTTGACCAGGCATCCTTAGTTCGTCTGTGTGAGATAgaataa
- the LOC140539763 gene encoding NLR family CARD domain-containing protein 3-like isoform X3: MKSNESMEPAQNFSSGGGSSESWTKTQRAISPEPSCVKSDKSMEPAQNFSSGAGSSNIQKKKRNIPRDKLEHIFKKLQQKFISLVKTELTTFMKLLSADYPAGSEREVEDEDDQRVGREGVLKITLHILRNMNETDLANTLESKMAPACHKKLKSKLRDKCQRINEGISGHRNTTLLNEIYTELYITEGGGGDVNQEHEVKQIETASRKRATQETPTKCSDIFKSLPEKNRPIRTVLTKGVAGIGKTVSVQKFVLDWAEGKENQDVLFIFPLPLRELNLMKEKKLSLVNLLHCIFPETQDLKPRHFKSYKIILIFDGLDECRLPLDFQNNENLVDIEEQTSVDVLLTNLIRGNLLPSALLWITSRPAAISLIPPECVDLVTEVQGFSDPQKQEYFYKRISDQDLANKVFTHIRSSRSLYIMCHIPVFCWIAASVLERMLSDAESGEIPKTLTQMFTHFLIFQIKHKSQKYSGKSDLDLHQTRESILALGKLAFQQLEKGNLIFYEEDLMESGIDIREVSVYSGVCTQIFRDEHELHLGKVFSFVHLSVQEFLAAIYAFLNRKVLNQPTSTLSKPFSRSTMSDFLNSAVDKALESESGHLDLFLRFLLGLSLESSQTLLQAVLTPIERGSHSNEDTVKHIKEKIKENASPEKSINLFHCLNELNDHSLVQEVQKYLRRDSECSIHQASLSVAQWSALVFILLNSEEELDEFDLSKYQPSEECLLRLLPVVKASRRALLAFCNVGVDTCKSLGSSLHLETSLKELDLSNNDLQDSGVELISAGMKSSHCKLQILRLSGCMVTKKGCSFLDAALSSNLLHLKELDLTYNHPGKSGKKLLLARLKDTQCTLRVEHGGDMRIKPGLKKYACELTLDPNTAHRRLCLSEGNRKVVCVEEEQSYPDHPERFEVWRQVMGRETVSGRCYWEAEWSGWGADVVLTYKTISRKGGGNNCGFGRNENSWMLTCCDGRYTAYHNNNRTVLQSPPSNCKRIGAYVDYLAGTLSFYSVSSDTLTHLHTFNTTFTQPLYAGFGVDQASLVRLCEIE; encoded by the exons CAtccaaaagaagaaaagaaacattcccAGGGACAAATTGGAGCATATATTCAAA AAGCTGCAGCAGAAATTTATCTCTCTAGTGAAGACCGAGCTGACCACATTCATGAAGCTACTGAGTGCAGATTACCCAGCAGGCTCTGAAAGAGAAgtggaggatgaggatgatcagagagtggggagagagggggTACTGAAGATAACACTGCACATCTTGAGGAACATGAATGAGACAGACCTCGCTAACACACTAGAGAGCA AAATGGCCCCAGCTTGTCATAAAAAGCTGAAATCCAAACTGAGGGATAAATGTCAGAGAATTAATGAAGGAATCTCTGGCCATAGAAACACAACACTTCTGAATGagatctacacagagctctaCATCACAGAGGGAGGAGGTGGGGATGTCAATCAGGAACATGAGGTGAAGCAGATTGAAACTGCATCCAGGAAAAGGGCAACACAGGAGACACCAACCAAATGCAGTGATATCTTTAAATCATTACCAGAAAAGAACCGTCCCATCAGAACTGTACTGACTAAAGGAGTTGCTGGAATTGGAAAAACAGTCTCTGTGCAGAAGTTCGTTCTGGATTGGGCTGAAGGAAAAGAAAACCAGGATGTTCTCTTCATATTTCCACTTCCTTTAAGAGAACTGAATCtgatgaaggagaagaagctCAGTCTGGTGAATCTTCTTCATTGTATCTTTCCAGAAACACAAGATTTAAAACCAAGACATTTTAAGAGCTACAAAATCATCCTCATCTTTGATGGTCTGGATGAGTGTCGACTGCCTCTAGATTTCCAGAACAATGAGAACTTGGTGGATATAGAAGAGCAAACCTCAGTGGATGTTCTGCTGACGAACCTCATCAGGGGGAATCTGCTTCCCTCAGCTCTCCTCTGGATCACCTCTCGGCCAGCAGCAATCAGTCTGATCCCTCCGGAGTGTGTTGATCTGGTGACAGAAGTGCAGGGTTTTAGTGACCCTCAGAAACAAGAGTACTTCTATAAGAGGATCAGTGATcaggacctggccaacaaagtCTTTACACACATCAGGTCTTCAAGAAGCCTCTACATCATGTGCCACATACCGGTCTTCTGCTGGATAGCAGCCAGTGTTCTGGAGAGAATGCTTAGTGATGCTGAGAGTGGAGAAATCCCCAAAACTCTGACGCAAATGTTCACACACTTCCTGATCTTTCAGATCAAACACAAGAGCCAGAAGTACAGTGGAAAAAGTGACCTTGATCTTCACCAGACTAGAGAAAGTATTCTGGCTCTGGGGAAACTGGCTTTCCAGCAGCTTGAAAAAGGAAACCTAATCTTTTATGAGGAAGACCTGATGGAGAGTGGCATTGATATTAGAGAAGTGTCTGTGTACTCAGGAGTGTGCACCCAGATCTTCAGAGACGAACATGAGCTGCACCTGGGGAAGGTCTTCAGCTTTGTACATCTGAGCGTTCAGGAGTTTCTTGCTGCTATATATGCATTTCTCAACAGAAAGGTTTTGAATCAGCCAACCAGTACACTCTCCAAGCCTTTCAGCAGGTCAACGATGAGTGACTTTCTCAATAGTGCAGTGGACAAAGCCTTAGAGAGTGAGAGTGGACACCTGGACCTGTTTCTTCGCTTCCTTCTGGGTCTCTCACTGGAGTCTAGTCAGACTTTATTACAAGCTGTTCTGACACCAATAGAGAGGGGTTCTCACAGCAACGAGGATACAGTCAAACACATCAAGGAGAAGATTAAGGAAAACGCCTCTCCAGAGAAATCCATCAATCTGTTCCACTGTTTGaatgaactgaatgatcactctcTAGTGCAGGAAGTGCAGAAATACCTGAGGAGAGACAGTGAATGTTCAATTCACCAGGCCAGTCTCTctgtggctcagtggtcagcTCTGGTGTTTATACTGCTGAACTCAGAAGAAGAGCTGGACGAGTTTGACCTCAGTAAATATCAGCCATCAGAGGAGTGTCTTCTGAGGCTACTGCCAGTAGTCAAAGCATCCAGAAGAGCTCT ATTAGCTTTCTGCAATGTTGGTGTGGATACGTGTAAAAGTCTGGGATCAAGTTTACATCTGGAAACGTCCCTGAAAGAGTTGGACCTTAGTAACAATGACCttcaggattcaggagtggagctgatCTCTGCTGGAATGAAGAgctcacactgtaaactgcagattctcag ATTATCTGGTTGTATGGTCACAAAGAAAGGCTGTTCTTTTCTGGATGCAGCTCTGAGTTCAAACCTCCTCCACCTAAAAGAACTGGATCTAACCTACAATCACCCAGGAAAGTCAGGAAAGAAGCTGCTCTTGGCTAGACTGAAGGATACACAATGCACATTGAG AGTGGAACATGGAGGGGACATGAGAATCAAACCAGGACTAAAGAAAT ATGCCTGTGAACTCACACTGGacccaaacacagcacacagacGTCTCTGTCTGAGTGAGGGGAACAGAAAGGTGGTATGTGTGGAAGAGGAGCAGTCATATCCTGATCATCCAGAGAGGTTTGAAGTGTGGCGGCAGGTGATGggcagagagacagtgagtggacGCTGTTACTGGGAGGCTGAGTGGAGCGGATGGGGAGCTGATGTAGTTCTGACGTATAAAACTATCAGCAGGAAAGGAGGCGGTAATAACTGTGGGTTTGGACGGAATGAAAACTCCTGGATGCTGACCTGCTGTGATGGCAGATACACTGCTtatcacaacaacaacagaactGTTCTCCAGTCTCCTCCTTCCAACTGTAAGAGGATAGGAGCGTATGTGGACTATCTGGCCGGcactctgtccttctacagcgTCTCCTCGGACACACTCACCCACTTGCACACATTCAACACAACATTCACTCAACCCCTCTATGCTGGATTTGGTGTTGACCAGGCATCCTTAGTTCGTCTGTGTGAGATAgaataa